One region of Plasmodium cynomolgi strain B DNA, scaffold: 0074, whole genome shotgun sequence genomic DNA includes:
- a CDS encoding hypothetical protein (putative) — MNNVISNKEYCNYIDVSMKEYNLHQKNCEIENNSSICNEIIKYIIPHLKIRDDFIIKCDTEEASDTNTHNDQDLQHSPEQNPESVTDLLVPDSSNDGKSTRAIISASFAGTVGFLFLLYKVIEEILINIKIIECFFKMGTTLGFFNYSSYFSNVLFFFKYQFTPLRSMLDPVIRKTKKNLMNSVQGSNELKSQDNDFYPTDMDLNRYNIAYQSR; from the exons atgaataatgtaATATCTAACAAGGAATATTGTAATTATATTGATGTTTCCATGAAAGAATATAATTTACATCAGAAGAACTgtgaaatagaaaataattcatcAATTTGtaatgaaattattaaatacataattccacatttaaaaatacgtGACGATTTCATTATTAAGTGCGATACTGAAGAAGCATCTGATACCAATACCCATAATG ATCAGGATTTACAGCATAGTCCTGAACAAAATCCAGAGAGTGTTACTGATTTATTAGTTCCTGATTCTTCAAATGATGGAAAGTCAACTAGAGCTATAATTTCAGCTTCGTTTGCTGGAACAGTTGGCTTTTTATTCCTGCTATATAAGGTAATAgaagaaatattaataaatataaaaattatagagtgttttttcaaaatgggtaCTACCCTaggtttttttaattacagttcttatttttcaaatgtgttatttttttttaaatatcagTTTACACCATTGAGGTCTATGTTAGATCCTGTAAtcagaaaaacaaaaaagaatttaatgaatTCAGTTCAAGGAAGTAATGAATTAAAATCACAGGATAATGATTTTTATCCAACAGATATGGATTTAAACAGATATAATATTGCATACCAATCcagataa